One Nematostella vectensis chromosome 10, jaNemVect1.1, whole genome shotgun sequence genomic window carries:
- the LOC5504536 gene encoding histone deacetylase 6 isoform X1 gives MENSKDETNCLEEKPQSGLAGELANLSLNDEVRPWPAKERTGLVYDDRMKRHVNIWDKNHSEVPDRIGRPYEKHKEYGLLDRCYKIPSRHATEEDLLCLHSKEHIDKMKSTKDMKPRDLFNLGEEYDSIYMSKDVYDCALLSCGCTLAAVEHVATNKVQNAVAIVRPPGHHADADSAMGYCFFNNVAIAAKLAQQRWGMQRILIVDWDIHHGNGTQNLFESDPSVLYFSLHRYDHANFYPFSAQANYDIVGKGQGKGFNVNVPWNKSHIGDADYIAAFQQILLPIAYEFDPDIVLVSAGFDSARGDPKGYCDITPEGYCHLTNMLMSLAGGKVVVILEGGYNITSVAESMCSCTSTLLGDPCPRLDGPMVPCQSVLKSISNVVNVHKQFWKNLTLADAMNPEMDERVAEEEKLAKERRKTEEPSEDEIA, from the exons ATGGAGAATTCAAAGGATGAGACGAATT GTTTAGAAGAGAAGCCACAGAGTGGTCTAGCTGGAGAGCTTGCAAATTTG tCATTGAATGATGAGGTCAGGCCATGGCCAGCTAAAGAGAG GACTGGATTGGTATATGATGATCGTATGAAGAGACATGTTAACATCTGGGATAA aaATCATTCAGAGGTTCCCGATAGAATAGGTCGTCCTTATGAAAAACACAAGGAGTATGGTCTTTTGGACAGATGCTACAAAATTCCA tcTCGGCATGCAACTGAGGAAGACCTCCTGTGTTTACACAG CAAAGAGCATATTGACAAAATGAAAAGCACTAAGGACATGAAGCCTAGAGACCTGTTTAATCTTGGGGAGGAGTATGATTCCATTTATATGAGTAAG gaTGTTTATGACTGCGCTCTGTTGTCATGTGGCTGCACCTTAGCTGCAGTGGAACATGTAGCCACTAATAAG GTTCAAAATGCTGTAGCAATAGTAAG ACCACCAGGACACCATGCTGATGCTGACTCTGCTATGGGGTATTGTTTTTTCAATAACGTTGCCATTGCTGCAAAGCTTGCTCAGCAAAGATGGGGGATGCAAAG GATTTTAATTGTCGACTGGGATATACATCACGGCAATGGAACGCAAAATCTTTTTGAGTCTGATCCAAG tgttctCTACTTTTCTCTTCATCGTTATGATCATGCAAACTTCTATCCATTCTCTGCACAAGCCAATTACGATATTGTTGGTAAAGGGCAGGGCAAAGGATTTAACGTCAATGTCCCATGGAATAAG aGCCATATTGGTGATGCTGACTACATAGCTGCTTTTCAGCAAATTTTGCTTCCCATTGCATATGAG TTTGATCCGGATATTGTATTGGTCTCTGCTGGATTTGACTCAGCAAGAGGGGACCCCAAGGGATACTGCGACATCACCCCTGAAGGTTACTGCCATCTGACGAACATGCTGATGAGTTTGGCTGGTGGCAAAGTGGTGGTCATTCTGGAG GGTGGATATAACATTACATCAGTTGCTGAGTCCATGTGCAGTTGCACGTCCACCTTGCTTGGGGACCCATGCCCTCGCCTTGATGGCCCAATGGTGCCATGTCAGAG TGTACTGAAGTCTATATCCAATGTTGTGAATGTTCACAAGCAGTTCTGGAAAAATCTCACGCTTGCAG ATGCAATGAATCCTGAGATGGATGAGCGAGTCGCTGAAGAGGAAAAACTAGCGAAAGAAAG GAGAAAGACGGAAGAGCCTTCTGAGGATGAGATCG CGTAA
- the LOC5504536 gene encoding histone deacetylase 6 isoform X2: MENSKDETNCLEEKPQSGLAGELANLSLNDEVRPWPAKERTGLVYDDRMKRHVNIWDKNHSEVPDRIGRPYEKHKEYGLLDRCYKIPSRHATEEDLLCLHSESHVCDMKATQTMSLAELAKKGEMDTIEDEKEAHYYSGDVYDCALLSCGCTLAAVEHVATNKVQNAVAIVRPPGHHADADSAMGYCFFNNVAIAAKLAQQRWGMQRILIVDWDIHHGNGTQNLFESDPSVLYFSLHRYDHANFYPFSAQANYDIVGKGQGKGFNVNVPWNKSHIGDADYIAAFQQILLPIAYEFDPDIVLVSAGFDSARGDPKGYCDITPEGYCHLTNMLMSLAGGKVVVILEGGYNITSVAESMCSCTSTLLGDPCPRLDGPMVPCQSVLKSISNVVNVHKQFWKNLTLADAMNPEMDERVAEEEKLAKERRKTEEPSEDEIA, encoded by the exons ATGGAGAATTCAAAGGATGAGACGAATT GTTTAGAAGAGAAGCCACAGAGTGGTCTAGCTGGAGAGCTTGCAAATTTG tCATTGAATGATGAGGTCAGGCCATGGCCAGCTAAAGAGAG GACTGGATTGGTATATGATGATCGTATGAAGAGACATGTTAACATCTGGGATAA aaATCATTCAGAGGTTCCCGATAGAATAGGTCGTCCTTATGAAAAACACAAGGAGTATGGTCTTTTGGACAGATGCTACAAAATTCCA tcTCGGCATGCAACTGAGGAAGACCTCCTGTGTTTACACAG TGAGAGTCATGTCTGTGACATGAAAGCTACACAAACGATGTCTCTTGCGGAGCTTGCCAAGAAGGGTGAGATGGACACAATTGAAGATGAAAAAGAAGCACATTATTATAGTGGG gaTGTTTATGACTGCGCTCTGTTGTCATGTGGCTGCACCTTAGCTGCAGTGGAACATGTAGCCACTAATAAG GTTCAAAATGCTGTAGCAATAGTAAG ACCACCAGGACACCATGCTGATGCTGACTCTGCTATGGGGTATTGTTTTTTCAATAACGTTGCCATTGCTGCAAAGCTTGCTCAGCAAAGATGGGGGATGCAAAG GATTTTAATTGTCGACTGGGATATACATCACGGCAATGGAACGCAAAATCTTTTTGAGTCTGATCCAAG tgttctCTACTTTTCTCTTCATCGTTATGATCATGCAAACTTCTATCCATTCTCTGCACAAGCCAATTACGATATTGTTGGTAAAGGGCAGGGCAAAGGATTTAACGTCAATGTCCCATGGAATAAG aGCCATATTGGTGATGCTGACTACATAGCTGCTTTTCAGCAAATTTTGCTTCCCATTGCATATGAG TTTGATCCGGATATTGTATTGGTCTCTGCTGGATTTGACTCAGCAAGAGGGGACCCCAAGGGATACTGCGACATCACCCCTGAAGGTTACTGCCATCTGACGAACATGCTGATGAGTTTGGCTGGTGGCAAAGTGGTGGTCATTCTGGAG GGTGGATATAACATTACATCAGTTGCTGAGTCCATGTGCAGTTGCACGTCCACCTTGCTTGGGGACCCATGCCCTCGCCTTGATGGCCCAATGGTGCCATGTCAGAG TGTACTGAAGTCTATATCCAATGTTGTGAATGTTCACAAGCAGTTCTGGAAAAATCTCACGCTTGCAG ATGCAATGAATCCTGAGATGGATGAGCGAGTCGCTGAAGAGGAAAAACTAGCGAAAGAAAG GAGAAAGACGGAAGAGCCTTCTGAGGATGAGATCG CGTAA